The following proteins are co-located in the Pyxidicoccus trucidator genome:
- a CDS encoding aminotransferase class I/II-fold pyridoxal phosphate-dependent enzyme, translating into MRCERGISYQGLNFGSQDYLGLSTHPEVVAAGHRAIEQYGLHSAGSAMFGGNTPPALMLEKALAEHLQMPHVVLFSTGWSAGFGAISGLVRPDDHVVMDALSHQSLQQGAAAATQNVSRVPHLNNRAMRRKLQEIRARDTRNGVLVVTEGLFSMDSDVPRLEELQSICHEFNATLLVDVAHDLGALGPRGTGSLGVQGLLGKVDLVVGTFSKTFGSTGGFMATRSPAVRQFVRIMGGPHIFSNALLPLQAAVVLESLRIVRSEEGEALRAKARENSLALRGAFLERGIQCLGEPSNVVPVPVGDPKVARLASKLVLERGVSANLVEYPAVRVRDSRFRVLVMSSHTPEQVRRAAEVISGAIEEAGQWLKAQPARPSRAEAPAQARLQGEL; encoded by the coding sequence GTGCGCTGTGAGAGGGGCATCTCGTACCAGGGTCTGAATTTCGGCTCACAGGACTACCTGGGGCTGTCCACGCACCCCGAGGTGGTGGCCGCGGGGCATCGGGCCATCGAGCAGTACGGACTGCACAGCGCGGGCTCGGCGATGTTCGGGGGGAACACGCCGCCAGCGCTGATGCTGGAGAAGGCGCTCGCCGAGCACCTGCAGATGCCGCACGTGGTGCTGTTCTCCACGGGCTGGAGCGCGGGCTTCGGCGCCATCTCCGGGCTGGTGCGTCCGGATGACCATGTGGTGATGGACGCGCTGTCGCACCAGTCGCTGCAGCAGGGGGCCGCCGCCGCCACGCAGAACGTGAGCCGCGTGCCGCACCTGAACAACCGCGCCATGCGCCGCAAGCTGCAGGAGATTCGCGCCCGCGACACGCGCAACGGCGTGCTGGTCGTCACGGAGGGCCTGTTCTCCATGGACTCGGACGTGCCGCGGCTGGAGGAGCTCCAGTCCATCTGCCACGAGTTCAACGCCACGCTGCTGGTCGACGTGGCCCATGACCTGGGCGCGCTGGGGCCTCGCGGCACGGGCAGCCTGGGCGTGCAGGGGCTGCTGGGGAAGGTGGACCTGGTGGTGGGGACCTTCTCGAAGACGTTCGGCTCCACCGGCGGCTTCATGGCGACGCGCTCGCCCGCGGTGCGCCAGTTCGTGCGAATCATGGGTGGGCCGCACATCTTCTCCAACGCGTTGCTGCCCCTCCAGGCGGCGGTGGTGCTGGAGTCGCTGCGCATCGTCCGCTCGGAAGAGGGCGAGGCGCTGCGCGCGAAGGCGCGGGAGAACAGCCTGGCGCTGCGCGGGGCTTTCCTGGAGCGCGGCATCCAGTGCCTGGGCGAGCCCTCCAACGTGGTGCCCGTGCCGGTGGGAGACCCGAAGGTGGCGCGGCTGGCGTCGAAGCTCGTGCTCGAGCGCGGCGTGTCCGCCAACCTGGTGGAGTACCCGGCGGTGCGCGTGCGCGACTCGCGCTTCCGCGTGCTCGTCATGTCCTCGCACACGCCGGAGCAGGTGCGCCGGGCCGCCGAGGTGATTTCCGGCGCGATTGAAGAGGCCGGCCAGTGGTTGAAGGCCCAGCCGGCCCGGCCGTCCCGCGCCGAGGCCCCGGCCCAGGCGCGGCTCCAGGGCGAGCTGTAG
- a CDS encoding histidine phosphatase family protein translates to MKTEFILIRHGETEWNSQNRLQGHRDSALSREGLRQADALAARLASVSFSALYSSDLGRALETARRIAARTGHSVVPDTRLRERGLGILEGLTREEATQRHPEAFAGYVEGGPDYVVPEGESTSQRLRHAVECLEELGARHRGERLVAVTHGGVLGLLFRHSLGVPHGMRRAFSVLNAGWNQFDYHDGGFRLVTWGDITHLKDVSRDDT, encoded by the coding sequence TTGAAGACTGAATTCATCCTCATCCGTCACGGCGAGACGGAGTGGAACTCCCAGAACCGGCTGCAGGGGCACCGCGACAGCGCGCTGAGCCGCGAGGGCCTGCGGCAGGCGGACGCGCTGGCCGCGCGGCTCGCGTCGGTGAGCTTCAGCGCGCTCTACAGCAGCGACCTGGGACGGGCCCTGGAGACGGCGCGGCGCATCGCCGCGCGCACGGGGCACTCCGTCGTCCCGGACACGCGGCTGCGCGAACGGGGCCTGGGCATCCTCGAGGGGCTGACGCGGGAAGAGGCCACCCAGCGCCACCCGGAGGCGTTCGCGGGCTACGTGGAGGGCGGTCCGGACTACGTCGTCCCCGAGGGAGAGAGCACGTCCCAGCGGCTGCGGCACGCGGTGGAGTGCCTGGAGGAGCTGGGGGCGCGCCACCGTGGTGAGCGGCTGGTGGCCGTGACTCACGGCGGCGTCCTGGGCCTGCTGTTCCGCCACAGCCTGGGGGTTCCGCACGGCATGCGGCGCGCCTTCTCCGTGCTCAACGCGGGGTGGAACCAGTTCGACTACCACGACGGCGGCTTCCGGCTGGTGACCTGGGGCGACATCACCCACCTGAAGGACGTCAGCCGCGACGACACGTAG
- a CDS encoding RsmB/NOP family class I SAM-dependent RNA methyltransferase, which translates to MRVSPAQRAKNPERYERPVREDLVLQACLEAYGAVRHEGRLSDRALDFVLRHKKNLYSNERRAVAERVYGLLRRQRTVDFLLYRAHPRFDALDKTRQDVLRLATSRILYGEPVGMVTHTSALTGADAEALSALPDAAAALEALPERERFPIAASLPDFLAELFRKQFGRDAARAVEAMNERAPLTARANLLKEDREALAKRLKAEGVDTNPTPLSPMGLLLESRLNVFSLESFREGFLELQDEGSQLLGMLVDAPPTRVVDACAGAGGKTLQLAAQMKNRGDLHALDVDERRMEDLKKRARRAGVHNVRTQLIPHEGPEADAALEPLKGKADRVLVDAPCSGTGTFRRKPDARYRLTPEDLEMHVGRQKALLARFAMLVKPGGRLIYGTCSVLRDENENVIEDFLSKHPDFTVRPVAELLGPELGPKLGPGPFLRLAPHTHGTDGFFGAVLVRAK; encoded by the coding sequence GTGCGGGTCTCCCCCGCCCAGCGCGCGAAGAACCCCGAACGCTACGAGCGCCCCGTGCGCGAGGACCTCGTCCTCCAGGCGTGCCTCGAAGCCTACGGCGCCGTCCGTCACGAGGGCCGCCTGTCGGACCGGGCCCTCGACTTCGTCCTGCGCCACAAGAAGAACCTCTATTCCAACGAGCGCCGCGCCGTGGCCGAGCGCGTCTACGGCCTGCTGCGCCGCCAGCGCACGGTGGACTTCCTCCTGTACCGCGCGCACCCGCGCTTCGACGCGCTCGACAAGACGCGCCAGGACGTGCTGCGGCTGGCCACCTCGCGCATCCTCTACGGCGAGCCCGTGGGCATGGTGACGCACACCAGCGCCCTGACGGGCGCGGACGCCGAGGCCCTGAGCGCCCTGCCCGACGCCGCCGCCGCGCTGGAGGCCCTGCCGGAGCGCGAGCGCTTCCCCATCGCCGCCTCGCTGCCCGACTTCCTCGCCGAGCTGTTCCGCAAGCAGTTCGGCCGTGACGCCGCCCGCGCCGTCGAGGCGATGAACGAGCGCGCGCCCCTCACCGCCCGCGCCAACCTCCTCAAGGAGGACCGCGAAGCGCTGGCGAAGCGCCTGAAGGCCGAGGGCGTGGACACCAACCCCACCCCGCTGTCGCCCATGGGCCTGCTCCTGGAGTCGCGCCTCAACGTCTTCTCGCTGGAGAGCTTCCGCGAGGGCTTCCTGGAGCTCCAGGACGAGGGCAGCCAGCTGCTCGGCATGCTGGTGGACGCTCCGCCCACGCGCGTGGTGGACGCCTGCGCGGGCGCGGGCGGCAAGACGCTGCAACTGGCCGCGCAGATGAAGAACCGGGGAGACCTGCACGCGCTCGACGTGGACGAGCGGCGCATGGAGGACCTCAAGAAGCGCGCGCGCCGCGCGGGCGTGCACAACGTGCGCACCCAGCTCATCCCCCACGAGGGCCCGGAAGCGGACGCCGCGCTGGAGCCCCTCAAGGGCAAGGCTGACCGCGTGCTGGTGGACGCGCCGTGCAGCGGCACCGGCACCTTCCGCCGCAAGCCGGACGCGCGCTACCGCCTCACGCCCGAGGATTTGGAGATGCACGTGGGCCGGCAGAAGGCCCTGCTGGCGCGCTTCGCCATGCTGGTGAAGCCGGGCGGCCGCCTCATCTACGGCACGTGCAGCGTGCTGCGCGACGAGAACGAAAACGTCATCGAGGACTTCCTGTCCAAGCACCCCGACTTCACCGTGCGCCCGGTGGCGGAGCTGCTGGGCCCCGAGCTGGGACCGAAGCTGGGCCCCGGCCCGTTCCTGCGACTGGCGCCGCACACGCACGGCACCGACGGCTTCTTCGGCGCCGTGCTCGTCCGCGCGAAGTAG
- a CDS encoding carboxypeptidase-like regulatory domain-containing protein: MNRVRGFSWLVGLLFIAACDEAPRMERGGDDCQAELVALRVEVLNAEGARVRGATVTATNTASNVSITGVTDEDGVSTAVNESLAPSPVRVVASAGSKVSSPQRIEWTCDACNCTPEPSTLRLQLNP, encoded by the coding sequence ATGAATCGGGTGCGAGGGTTCTCATGGCTGGTCGGTCTCCTCTTCATCGCCGCGTGCGACGAGGCACCGCGGATGGAGCGTGGAGGTGACGACTGCCAGGCGGAGTTGGTGGCGTTGAGGGTGGAGGTGCTGAACGCGGAGGGGGCACGTGTGCGGGGGGCCACCGTCACGGCCACCAACACGGCGTCGAACGTGAGCATCACCGGTGTCACGGATGAGGACGGTGTCTCCACCGCCGTCAACGAGTCGCTCGCGCCCAGCCCGGTGCGCGTGGTGGCCAGCGCGGGCTCCAAGGTGTCGTCGCCCCAGCGCATCGAATGGACGTGCGACGCCTGCAACTGCACGCCGGAGCCGAGCACGCTGCGGCTCCAGTTGAACCCGTAG
- a CDS encoding M61 family metallopeptidase translates to MPQAVRYRVSMSRPHSHLLEVEATFPEGPVELDAMLPVWTPGSYLVREFARHVQDLTASGPDGAPLPVRRTDKRTWRVQADGQAVTLRYRVYANELTVRTSHLDGTHAFINGACVFLYTQATLGLEHHVRVEAPPGWRAFCALGQREESFVAQDYDTLVDSPFEVGPHTPLTFTAAGVPHEVVVWGDTVQDTERLCADLQRICEAQARMYGGLPVPRYLFLLYLTDKGRGGLEHQASTALLFPRAGLASSRGWEDLLTLAAHEYFHLWNIKRVKPRALVPFDYSQENYTSLLWAFEGSTAYYDNLFVRRAGLMSAQRYVTRLGETLTHLHATPGRRVQTLAEASLVAWVKHYRPDEHSPNSAISYYLKGEVVSALLDLEIRRATGDAKSLDDVMRLLWERHGDGSGVPEDGVEAAASEVAGTDLTPFFDRALRTTEELDYSAFSHVGLEPSFRPRESTSDKGGTPPPKGKAGEARPRGWLGLTTKGNSTVATVLEGSPAQEAGLYVEDDVLALDGWKVDGAGLLSRCEDRRPGETVRVTVFRRDRLLEVPVVLGQKPADAVWLSRVERPTDAQKAAYQAWLGAPWDEAPGPS, encoded by the coding sequence ATGCCCCAAGCCGTCCGCTACCGCGTTTCCATGTCCCGGCCGCACTCGCACCTCCTGGAGGTCGAGGCGACCTTCCCCGAGGGTCCCGTCGAGCTCGACGCCATGCTCCCGGTGTGGACGCCGGGCAGCTACCTGGTACGCGAGTTCGCCCGGCATGTGCAGGACCTGACCGCGTCAGGCCCGGACGGCGCGCCGCTGCCGGTGCGGCGCACGGACAAGCGCACCTGGCGCGTGCAGGCGGACGGGCAGGCCGTCACCCTGCGCTACCGCGTCTATGCGAACGAGCTGACGGTGCGCACCAGCCACCTGGACGGCACGCACGCCTTCATCAACGGCGCCTGCGTGTTCCTCTACACGCAGGCCACGCTCGGCCTGGAGCACCACGTCCGCGTGGAGGCTCCGCCGGGCTGGCGCGCCTTCTGCGCGCTGGGGCAGCGCGAGGAGTCCTTCGTCGCGCAGGACTACGACACGCTGGTGGACAGCCCCTTCGAGGTGGGGCCCCACACGCCCCTCACCTTCACCGCCGCGGGCGTCCCGCACGAGGTGGTGGTGTGGGGCGATACCGTGCAGGACACGGAGCGGCTGTGCGCGGACCTGCAGCGCATCTGCGAGGCCCAGGCGCGCATGTACGGCGGGCTGCCCGTCCCCCGTTACCTCTTCCTGCTGTACCTGACGGACAAGGGCCGGGGCGGGCTGGAGCACCAGGCCAGCACCGCCCTGCTCTTCCCCCGCGCGGGGCTGGCCAGCTCGCGCGGCTGGGAAGACCTGCTCACCCTGGCGGCGCATGAGTACTTCCACCTGTGGAACATCAAGCGGGTGAAGCCCCGGGCGCTGGTGCCCTTCGACTACTCGCAGGAGAACTACACCTCGCTGCTGTGGGCCTTCGAGGGCTCCACCGCGTACTACGACAACCTCTTCGTGCGCCGCGCGGGGCTGATGTCCGCGCAGCGCTACGTCACCCGGCTGGGCGAGACGCTCACCCACCTGCACGCCACCCCGGGGCGCCGGGTGCAGACGCTGGCCGAGGCGTCGCTGGTGGCCTGGGTGAAGCACTACCGCCCGGACGAGCACTCGCCCAACAGCGCCATCTCCTACTACCTCAAGGGCGAGGTGGTCTCCGCGCTGCTGGACCTCGAAATCCGCCGTGCCACCGGTGACGCGAAGAGCCTGGACGACGTGATGCGCCTGCTGTGGGAGCGTCACGGCGACGGCTCCGGCGTCCCCGAGGACGGCGTGGAGGCGGCGGCGAGCGAGGTGGCGGGCACGGACCTCACGCCCTTCTTCGACCGCGCGCTGCGCACCACGGAGGAGCTGGACTACTCCGCCTTCTCGCACGTGGGCCTGGAGCCGAGCTTCCGCCCGCGCGAGTCCACCAGCGACAAGGGCGGCACCCCGCCGCCCAAGGGCAAGGCCGGCGAGGCCCGGCCCCGGGGCTGGCTGGGCCTCACCACCAAGGGCAACTCCACGGTGGCCACGGTGCTGGAGGGCTCGCCCGCGCAGGAGGCCGGCCTCTACGTGGAGGACGACGTGTTGGCGCTGGACGGGTGGAAGGTGGACGGCGCCGGCCTGCTCAGCCGCTGCGAGGACCGCAGGCCGGGGGAGACGGTGCGGGTGACTGTGTTCCGCCGCGACAGGCTGCTGGAGGTGCCGGTGGTGCTGGGGCAGAAGCCCGCGGATGCCGTGTGGCTGTCCCGGGTGGAGCGTCCCACGGACGCACAGAAGGCGGCATACCAGGCGTGGCTCGGCGCCCCCTGGGACGAGGCCCCCGGCCCGTCATAG
- a CDS encoding B-box zinc finger protein has translation MNALPPDVLDADSPPPFCKSHPRAPAGWRCQRCDAALCPDCAVGRRAQTVELVGCGLCGSGASPILAHRRRTPLAGRLKDAWRYVFTSSGFQVLMAVSLTLAFLSWMTEMVIVFLKVLPLALYGSMFWATFFTLVRDTSRGELELDTPEFIEFFRDGILPGLRGLTAATLVWVPAILYVGFLRPGSTGWSTLGLILTGDVTPQGLLGDPVLWGLLVLGVVWLPQALLVTAAGMPPTAIINVPRVLRMVQGLGRDYLLTAGVLALLGAAHLALHAVAFGLRALDLFIVSRVLAEGLTLLVPFTAAHVLGLLLYVRGDSLGYGVDRDYLEPVLGSTRPRLAAPPMRDDAPFPEAPEGATLVDVPDADQRAASEGLTALASAVEARDVPQAMALYATLRGQPKARVPPAHHLFVGQAAAVEGNFPLAVQALESAADVAPDDPTAPRALVLLARVLGERMQDVGRAEEVYRYVLHRYPDSSAARFARERVAPSSD, from the coding sequence ATGAACGCCCTGCCCCCGGACGTCCTGGACGCGGACTCGCCGCCGCCCTTCTGCAAGAGTCACCCACGCGCTCCCGCCGGCTGGCGCTGTCAGCGCTGCGACGCGGCGCTGTGCCCGGACTGCGCCGTGGGCCGGCGCGCGCAGACGGTGGAGTTGGTGGGGTGTGGCCTCTGTGGGAGCGGCGCCTCGCCCATCCTCGCCCACCGCCGACGCACGCCCCTGGCCGGGCGGCTGAAGGACGCGTGGCGCTACGTCTTCACCTCCTCCGGGTTCCAGGTGCTGATGGCCGTGAGCCTCACCCTGGCGTTCCTGTCGTGGATGACGGAGATGGTCATCGTCTTCCTGAAGGTGCTGCCCCTGGCGCTGTACGGCAGCATGTTCTGGGCGACCTTCTTCACCCTGGTGCGCGACACGTCCCGGGGGGAGCTGGAGCTGGACACGCCGGAGTTCATCGAGTTCTTCCGCGACGGCATCCTCCCCGGCCTCCGCGGGCTGACGGCCGCCACCCTCGTCTGGGTGCCGGCCATCCTCTACGTCGGCTTCCTGCGCCCGGGCAGCACCGGCTGGAGCACGCTCGGCCTCATCCTGACGGGGGACGTCACGCCCCAGGGGCTACTGGGAGACCCCGTGCTCTGGGGCCTGCTGGTGCTGGGCGTGGTGTGGCTGCCCCAGGCGCTCCTCGTCACCGCGGCGGGCATGCCGCCCACGGCCATCATCAACGTGCCCAGGGTGCTGCGCATGGTGCAGGGGCTCGGCCGCGACTACCTGCTGACCGCGGGCGTGCTCGCCCTGCTCGGCGCGGCGCACCTGGCACTGCACGCCGTGGCCTTCGGACTGCGGGCGCTGGACCTGTTCATCGTCTCGCGCGTGCTGGCGGAGGGCCTCACCCTGCTCGTCCCCTTCACCGCGGCGCACGTGCTGGGGTTGCTGCTGTACGTGCGGGGCGACTCGCTGGGCTACGGCGTGGACCGCGACTACCTGGAGCCCGTGCTGGGCAGCACCCGGCCCCGCCTGGCCGCCCCGCCCATGCGCGACGACGCGCCGTTTCCCGAGGCTCCCGAGGGCGCGACGCTGGTCGATGTCCCGGACGCCGACCAGCGCGCCGCGAGCGAGGGGCTCACCGCGCTGGCCTCGGCGGTGGAGGCGCGAGACGTCCCCCAGGCCATGGCCCTGTATGCGACGTTGAGAGGACAACCGAAGGCGCGTGTCCCTCCGGCGCACCACCTGTTCGTCGGACAGGCCGCGGCAGTGGAAGGAAACTTCCCACTGGCGGTACAGGCGTTGGAGTCCGCGGCAGATGTGGCGCCAGATGACCCCACCGCGCCCCGTGCGTTGGTACTTCTGGCGCGCGTGTTGGGCGAGCGGATGCAGGATGTGGGGCGCGCGGAGGAAGTCTATCGCTACGTGTTGCACCGCTATCCGGACTCGAGCGCGGCGCGCTTCGCACGAGAGCGCGTGGCTCCGTCATCCGACTGA
- a CDS encoding ribonuclease HII, whose amino-acid sequence MSADTVEQLLLCALSELTERYVTHSQPVPAGLLEALDGDSRRGARELARRIRGRQERNRSEGQRLRHLLKFEVELWEQGLTHVAGVDEAGMAPLAGPVVAAAAVLPKGYRLKGLDDSKKILDAEKREELAVAIKRDAVAWAVGRAEVEEIDRINIYHAGLLAMRRAVEGLGLKPDFVLVDARKIPECPCPQRGIIKGDTLSMSIAAASILAKTTRDRMMAELDTRYPGYGLAAHKGYPTPQHVQALKEKGVLPIHRRSFAPVREALGLGPASMPSAVQTELFAAIPTATTTKS is encoded by the coding sequence ATGTCCGCAGACACCGTGGAACAGCTTCTCCTGTGCGCGCTCTCCGAGCTGACGGAGCGCTATGTCACCCACTCCCAGCCCGTGCCTGCTGGACTGCTGGAGGCCCTCGACGGGGACTCGCGGCGCGGGGCGCGTGAGCTCGCCCGCCGGATTCGGGGGCGGCAGGAGCGCAACCGCTCCGAGGGCCAGCGCCTGCGCCACCTGCTGAAGTTCGAGGTGGAGCTGTGGGAGCAGGGGCTCACGCACGTGGCGGGCGTGGACGAGGCGGGCATGGCGCCGCTGGCCGGCCCGGTGGTGGCCGCCGCGGCGGTGCTGCCGAAGGGCTACCGGCTGAAGGGGCTGGACGACTCGAAGAAGATTCTCGACGCGGAGAAGCGCGAGGAGCTGGCCGTGGCCATCAAGCGGGACGCGGTGGCGTGGGCGGTGGGCCGGGCGGAGGTGGAGGAAATCGACCGCATCAACATCTACCACGCGGGCCTGCTGGCCATGCGCCGCGCGGTGGAGGGGCTGGGGCTGAAGCCGGACTTCGTGCTGGTGGACGCACGGAAGATTCCGGAGTGCCCCTGCCCGCAGCGCGGCATCATCAAGGGCGACACGCTCTCCATGAGCATCGCCGCGGCCTCCATCCTGGCGAAGACGACCCGCGACAGGATGATGGCGGAGCTGGACACGCGGTACCCGGGCTACGGACTGGCGGCCCACAAGGGCTACCCGACGCCGCAGCACGTGCAGGCGCTGAAGGAGAAGGGCGTGCTGCCCATCCACCGCCGCAGCTTCGCGCCGGTGCGCGAGGCGCTCGGGCTGGGGCCTGCCTCCATGCCTTCCGCCGTGCAGACGGAGCTGTTCGCCGCTATCCCTACCGCGACGACGACCAAATCGTGA
- the acs gene encoding acetate--CoA ligase, with the protein MAEKQHEIQSVLTETRVFPPPEAFARQAHLRGMEDYRRLWDEAAKDPDKYWGDRAREELFWKQPFQTVLDWKPPHARWFVEGRTNLAYNCLDRHLDKRRDKPAILFEGEPGDRRRLTYGELAAEVNRLANGLKSLGIRKGDRVGIYLPMVPEAAVAMLACARIGAVHSVVFGGFSAEALQERMNDMGARVLLTADGGWRKGAVVPLLKNVEAALPNMPTVEKAVVLRRTGDSLALSGPKLLAWDALVKGQSDVCEPEWVESEHPLFILYTSGSTGKPKGVLHTTGGYAVMTSLTTRWVFDLREDDVYWCTADVGWVTGHSYVVYGPLMNGITTVLYEGAPTQPGPDRFWEIIARYKATILYTAPTAIRAFMRLGEDHPRKHDLSSLRLLGSVGEPINPEAWMWYREVIGGNRCPVVDTWWQTETGAIMISPLPGATPTKPGSATLPLPGIHAEILDRQGNPVPKGQGGLLFVTRPWPSMLRTVYGDPERYVRTYFSELPGKYFTGDGARTDLDGYFWLMGRVDDVVNVAGHRLGTAEVESALVAHPRVSEAAVVGRPDELKGTALVAFVTLKQGNAPSPELKKELATHVSKEIGAIARPDEIRFAEGLPKTRSGKIMRRLLRDVAAGKQSTQDTTTLEDLNVLAALRQNDE; encoded by the coding sequence ATGGCTGAAAAGCAGCATGAGATTCAATCGGTCCTGACGGAGACACGCGTCTTCCCGCCCCCCGAGGCCTTTGCTCGGCAGGCCCACCTGCGCGGCATGGAGGACTACCGGAGGCTCTGGGACGAGGCCGCGAAGGACCCCGACAAGTACTGGGGAGACCGGGCCCGCGAGGAGCTGTTCTGGAAGCAACCCTTCCAGACGGTGCTGGACTGGAAGCCACCGCACGCGCGCTGGTTCGTCGAGGGCCGCACCAACCTGGCCTACAACTGCCTGGACCGGCACCTCGACAAGCGCCGCGACAAGCCCGCCATCCTCTTCGAGGGCGAGCCCGGAGACCGGCGGCGGTTGACGTACGGTGAGCTGGCGGCCGAGGTGAACCGCCTGGCCAACGGGCTCAAGTCCCTGGGCATCCGCAAGGGAGACCGGGTGGGCATCTACCTGCCCATGGTGCCCGAGGCCGCGGTGGCCATGCTGGCGTGTGCCCGCATCGGCGCGGTGCACTCGGTGGTGTTCGGTGGCTTCTCCGCCGAGGCGCTCCAGGAGCGCATGAACGACATGGGCGCCCGCGTGCTGCTCACCGCCGACGGCGGCTGGCGCAAGGGCGCGGTGGTGCCGCTGCTGAAGAACGTGGAGGCGGCGCTCCCCAACATGCCCACCGTGGAGAAGGCGGTGGTGCTGCGGCGCACGGGTGACTCGCTGGCGCTGTCCGGGCCGAAGCTGCTGGCGTGGGACGCGCTGGTGAAGGGCCAGTCCGACGTGTGCGAGCCGGAGTGGGTGGAGAGCGAGCACCCGCTGTTCATCCTCTACACGTCCGGCTCCACCGGGAAGCCCAAGGGCGTGCTGCACACCACGGGCGGCTACGCCGTCATGACGTCGCTCACCACGCGCTGGGTGTTCGATTTGCGCGAGGACGACGTCTACTGGTGCACCGCGGATGTGGGCTGGGTGACGGGGCACAGCTACGTCGTCTACGGCCCGCTGATGAACGGCATCACCACCGTCCTCTACGAGGGCGCGCCCACGCAGCCGGGGCCGGACCGCTTCTGGGAAATCATCGCCCGCTACAAGGCGACCATCCTCTACACCGCGCCCACCGCCATCCGCGCCTTCATGCGCCTGGGGGAAGACCACCCGCGCAAGCACGACCTGTCCTCGCTGCGGCTGCTGGGCAGCGTGGGCGAGCCCATCAACCCCGAGGCGTGGATGTGGTACCGCGAGGTCATCGGCGGCAACCGGTGCCCCGTGGTGGACACGTGGTGGCAGACGGAGACGGGCGCCATCATGATTTCGCCGCTGCCGGGGGCCACGCCCACCAAGCCCGGCTCGGCCACGCTGCCGCTGCCTGGCATCCACGCGGAGATTCTGGACCGGCAGGGCAACCCGGTGCCGAAGGGGCAGGGCGGCCTGCTGTTCGTCACCCGGCCGTGGCCCTCCATGCTGCGCACGGTGTACGGCGACCCCGAGCGCTACGTGCGCACGTACTTCAGCGAGCTGCCCGGGAAGTACTTCACCGGCGACGGCGCTCGCACGGACCTGGACGGCTACTTCTGGCTGATGGGCCGAGTGGACGACGTGGTGAACGTGGCAGGCCACCGCCTGGGCACCGCGGAGGTGGAGAGCGCGCTGGTGGCGCACCCGCGCGTGTCCGAGGCCGCCGTCGTGGGCCGCCCGGACGAGCTGAAGGGCACCGCGCTGGTGGCCTTCGTCACGCTGAAGCAGGGCAACGCGCCCTCCCCCGAGCTGAAGAAGGAGCTGGCCACGCACGTGAGCAAGGAGATTGGCGCCATCGCCCGGCCGGATGAAATCCGCTTCGCCGAGGGGCTGCCCAAGACGCGCTCCGGGAAGATCATGCGCCGGCTGCTGCGCGACGTCGCCGCGGGCAAGCAGTCCACCCAGGACACCACCACCCTGGAGGACCTCAACGTCCTCGCCGCGCTCCGGCAGAACGACGAGTAA